In Streptomyces sp. 71268, the DNA window GGTGCGGCGGGTGGGGGCGGTGAGTCCGGTGGCGGCTGTGGTGGCCCGGGAGCGCCGGGCGGCCCCGGTGGCCCGACGGGACCCGGCGGGCCGCTGGGGCCGGGCGGGCCGGACGACGGCTCGGGGGCCGGCGAACCCTGGCCGCCCGGCGACGACGGCCGGGGCCCGCACGCGGGGCGGCCGGGCGGCCGGACGGCGCGGGCCGGCGGCGAGCCACACGGCGGGTGGCGGGCGGCCCGGCGGCGCCCGGCCGACCTGTCGGGCCGGCCGATCCCGCTGGGCGACTGGGGTGAGCCGACGGAGCGCCTGGACGAGCTGTACCGGTGGGCCGAGGAGGGGGCGCTGCGGGTCGCCGACTGGTACCTCGCCGACCGGGCGTGGAAGCGGCGCGCGGCACGGGCGTTGCGCGCCGGCGCCGCGCTCGCGGCCACGGTGGGCGCCGTGCTCCCCCTCCTGGAGCTGACCCACACGTTGAGCGCCGGCGCGGCCTGGGGCTGCCTCGCGCTGGTCGCCGCCGTCGCGTGCCTGGGCTGCGACCGCTTCTTCGGCCTCACCTCGGGCTGGATGCGGGACATGGCCACGGCGCAGGCGGTGCACCGGCGGCTTGAGGCGCTCCAGTTCGACTGGTCCGTGGAGAACGTCCGCGAGGTGCTCGGTCCCACCGACGGCACCGCGAGCGAGGCGGCGGAGCGCTGCCTCGGGGTGTTGCGCCGCTTCGTGGAGGACGTGACGGAGTTGGTGCGGGCCGAGACGTCGGACTGGATGATCGAGTTCGGCTCGCGCTCGGCGCCGCTGAGCACCCAGTCGCTGGCGTGGCACGCCCGTCCGGAGTCGGGCACTCCGCTCAGTCGGCTGCTGCTGCCCCCCGGCACCCGGCCCAACATGCCGCGCCAGCGCCCGCCCGAGTCCCCCCGCTAGCGCCGCCCCACTCGCTACCCGCCCGCCACCGCCGCCCGCGCGAGCGCGACCGGCCGTCCGAGGGGACGGCCGGTCAGGCGCCGGGCCGGCGGCGCGCGGTCAGCTGAAGACGATCATCGAGCCCTGGCCCAGGCTGCGGGTCGCGGCGGCGTGCAGCGACAGCCACACGTGCCGTTCCCGCGCGAACGGGCTGTCCTCGTACGGGATCGGGGCCGCCGG includes these proteins:
- a CDS encoding SLATT domain-containing protein; this translates as MSGRPIPLGDWGEPTERLDELYRWAEEGALRVADWYLADRAWKRRAARALRAGAALAATVGAVLPLLELTHTLSAGAAWGCLALVAAVACLGCDRFFGLTSGWMRDMATAQAVHRRLEALQFDWSVENVREVLGPTDGTASEAAERCLGVLRRFVEDVTELVRAETSDWMIEFGSRSAPLSTQSLAWHARPESGTPLSRLLLPPGTRPNMPRQRPPESPR